From Pandoraea vervacti, the proteins below share one genomic window:
- a CDS encoding tripartite tricarboxylate transporter permease yields MDALLIEQIAVAAGMGLIGAIVFAAIGLVSGTDETTTLAPLTLLVVLLGVPPAGVFTFFLAGAIAKHMTHAVPTALLGIPGDTLATPLLQDADLLRKLGVPHIALRKMVSGAIVAAFIAVPLAVLFAVMLAPFGATITKTAPWIFLAAAALIAYFSKGRWGAVALLVPFVVVILALQTLTAKYDTKLSISYFLGIAIGPLVADLFTVMAPAGRKSMLREKVRQFNLAPDVKGWSGYFPNPFKVLDRTQTRWTLATAAISSATFVFSPVAMTVVLGELVGARVKHAYHRLTTVLSARNGVTEATYIAEALIPLIAFGLPLSPVAAGPAAPLFNAPPRFTVDAATGQTHNLHNLLSHWEFFGYGMLSVVLAALVSYPFAMNYARRAAMFVSRKVSHEAIIATFVGLIIVISVWEGGLLGLLVILTMGLMGGLLSRNFGFNTGVQFMGYYTAVLSVPALLKLF; encoded by the coding sequence ATGGATGCACTTCTGATTGAACAAATCGCCGTCGCCGCGGGCATGGGCCTGATCGGCGCCATCGTCTTCGCGGCCATCGGACTGGTTTCCGGCACCGATGAAACCACGACGCTCGCACCGCTCACTCTGCTTGTCGTCTTGCTCGGCGTACCACCCGCCGGTGTCTTCACGTTCTTTCTGGCCGGGGCCATCGCCAAGCACATGACGCACGCCGTTCCGACCGCGTTGCTAGGCATCCCGGGCGATACGCTCGCTACGCCTTTGCTGCAGGACGCAGACTTGCTGCGCAAGCTTGGCGTGCCGCATATCGCGTTACGCAAAATGGTCTCTGGCGCCATTGTCGCGGCATTCATTGCCGTGCCGCTGGCGGTGCTGTTCGCCGTGATGCTGGCGCCGTTTGGCGCGACCATCACCAAGACGGCTCCGTGGATCTTTCTGGCCGCAGCCGCGCTGATTGCTTATTTCTCCAAGGGCCGCTGGGGAGCGGTCGCGTTGCTCGTGCCGTTTGTGGTGGTGATTCTGGCGCTGCAGACACTGACTGCCAAGTACGACACCAAGCTCAGCATCAGCTACTTCCTCGGTATCGCCATTGGGCCGTTGGTCGCCGACCTCTTTACCGTCATGGCGCCGGCAGGTCGCAAAAGCATGTTGCGCGAGAAGGTTCGTCAGTTCAACCTGGCGCCTGACGTCAAAGGCTGGTCGGGCTATTTCCCCAACCCGTTCAAAGTGCTGGATCGGACGCAAACCCGCTGGACTTTGGCGACCGCCGCCATTTCCAGCGCCACGTTCGTGTTCAGTCCCGTGGCCATGACCGTGGTGCTGGGCGAGTTGGTGGGCGCTCGCGTGAAACACGCTTATCACCGTCTGACCACGGTGCTGAGCGCCCGTAATGGTGTGACGGAAGCCACGTACATCGCCGAAGCGCTGATCCCGCTGATTGCCTTTGGTTTGCCCCTGAGCCCGGTGGCTGCCGGCCCTGCGGCGCCGTTGTTCAATGCACCGCCCCGCTTTACGGTAGATGCGGCGACGGGCCAGACCCACAATCTGCATAACCTGCTCAGCCACTGGGAGTTTTTCGGCTACGGCATGTTGTCCGTGGTGCTGGCTGCGCTGGTGTCGTATCCGTTTGCGATGAACTATGCACGTCGCGCTGCGATGTTCGTCTCGCGCAAGGTCAGCCATGAAGCCATCATTGCCACCTTTGTCGGCCTGATCATCGTGATCAGCGTCTGGGAGGGCGGCCTGCTGGGCCTGCTGGTGATCCTGACGATGGGTCTCATGGGCGGATTGCTCTCGCGCAACTTCGGCTTTAACACCGGGGTGCAGTTCATGGGTTACTACACGGCGGTGCTCAGCGTTCCCGCGCTGCTCAAGCTGTTCTGA
- a CDS encoding hydroxymethylglutaryl-CoA reductase, degradative translates to MAVDSRLPNFRALTPAQRWAHVATACNLSDDERALLTQAGALPTALADGMIENVVGTFELPMGVAGNFRVNGRDVLIPLAVEEPSIIAAASYMAKLAREDGGFETSSTLPLMRAQVQIVGISDPYGARLALFKARDEILAQANSRDKVLISLGGGCKDIEVHVFPDSPRGPMVVMHLIVDVRDAMGANTVNTMAESVSPLIEKITGGSVRLRILSNLADLRLARARVRLTPQTLATKERKGEDIIEGVLDAYTFAAIDPYRAATHNKGIMNGIDPVIVATGNDWRAVEAGAHAYASRNGRYTSLTHWEKDNTGALVGTIELPMPVGLVGGATKTHPLARLALKIMDVKSAQELGEIAAAVGLAQNLGALRALATEGIQRGHMALHARNIALVAGAVGEEVELVAKRLAAEHDVRTDRALEILQDIRAKR, encoded by the coding sequence ATGGCCGTCGATTCGCGTCTTCCCAATTTCCGTGCGCTCACCCCCGCTCAACGCTGGGCGCATGTCGCCACCGCGTGCAATCTCAGCGATGATGAGCGCGCACTGCTGACCCAGGCCGGTGCGCTTCCCACCGCATTGGCTGACGGCATGATCGAAAACGTGGTGGGCACGTTCGAGTTGCCCATGGGCGTGGCGGGTAACTTCCGCGTCAATGGCCGCGACGTTCTGATTCCGCTGGCAGTGGAAGAACCCTCGATCATTGCCGCCGCCTCGTATATGGCCAAGCTGGCGCGTGAAGACGGCGGCTTTGAAACGTCGAGCACCTTGCCGCTGATGCGCGCGCAGGTGCAGATCGTGGGCATCAGCGATCCTTACGGGGCACGACTGGCCTTGTTCAAGGCCCGCGACGAGATCCTCGCGCAAGCCAATAGCCGGGACAAAGTGCTGATCAGTCTGGGCGGCGGTTGCAAGGACATCGAAGTCCATGTCTTCCCCGATTCGCCCCGTGGCCCGATGGTCGTGATGCACCTGATCGTCGACGTGCGCGACGCCATGGGGGCGAACACCGTCAACACCATGGCCGAATCGGTCTCGCCACTGATAGAGAAAATTACGGGCGGTTCGGTGCGCCTGCGCATTCTGTCGAACCTGGCAGACCTGCGCCTTGCGCGTGCCCGCGTGCGCCTGACGCCCCAAACGCTCGCGACCAAGGAGCGCAAGGGGGAAGACATCATCGAAGGGGTGCTCGACGCGTACACGTTCGCCGCCATCGACCCCTACCGCGCCGCCACCCATAACAAGGGCATCATGAACGGCATCGACCCTGTCATCGTCGCCACGGGCAACGACTGGCGCGCGGTCGAGGCCGGTGCTCACGCCTACGCCAGCCGCAACGGGCGCTACACCTCGCTCACGCACTGGGAAAAGGACAATACCGGTGCGCTGGTGGGAACGATCGAATTGCCGATGCCCGTCGGACTCGTGGGGGGCGCGACCAAGACCCATCCGCTGGCACGTCTGGCGCTCAAGATCATGGACGTGAAGTCTGCGCAGGAGCTGGGCGAGATTGCCGCTGCCGTGGGGCTGGCCCAAAACCTGGGGGCGTTGCGTGCACTGGCCACCGAAGGGATTCAGCGCGGCCACATGGCGCTTCACGCTCGTAATATCGCGCTGGTTGCCGGCGCCGTCGGTGAGGAAGTGGAACTCGTTGCGAAGCGTCTGGCCGCCGAGCACGACGTACGCACCGACCGCGCGTTGGAAATACTGCAGGACATTCGCGCCAAGCGCTAA